Proteins found in one Timaviella obliquedivisa GSE-PSE-MK23-08B genomic segment:
- the mltG gene encoding endolytic transglycosylase MltG, whose product MKIASRFSKWFFFLAVFPVTVGFCGWQGWSWWSWASAPPIAGAVAPTEKNAVQIEIPQGAAAQEIGETLKAAGLIRSIDAWNLWTRWQTLQNREGSFQAGAYELSPNQPLEAIANTIWQGKITEQSFTIPEGWSMVQMADYLAGQGLFSKEEFLAAVQQVPRDRYPWLPEGIPHLEGFLYPDTYKLPTGEVSPPVVINQMLDRFEQTALPIYQQAQGKTSYTLLQWVILSSIVEKEAVVSTERPQIASVFARRLRENIPLGSDPTVEYALGIRQTVEQPLTYAQVQTPSPYNTYINAGLPPTPISSPGIASLEASTAPANTEFLYFVARYDGTHVFSKTLAEHEAAQVAIQDGVAAQNKEKPGTIN is encoded by the coding sequence ATGAAGATTGCTTCCCGATTCTCTAAATGGTTCTTTTTCCTAGCTGTATTCCCTGTCACCGTTGGATTCTGTGGTTGGCAGGGTTGGTCGTGGTGGAGTTGGGCAAGCGCACCGCCGATCGCAGGTGCAGTCGCGCCTACCGAAAAAAATGCAGTTCAAATTGAAATTCCTCAAGGTGCAGCCGCCCAAGAAATTGGTGAGACTCTGAAGGCAGCCGGATTAATTCGGTCTATTGATGCTTGGAACCTATGGACTCGCTGGCAAACTTTGCAAAACCGTGAGGGTAGTTTTCAAGCCGGAGCTTATGAACTCTCGCCTAATCAGCCGTTAGAAGCGATCGCCAACACCATTTGGCAAGGCAAAATTACTGAACAAAGCTTTACGATTCCTGAAGGCTGGTCGATGGTGCAAATGGCAGACTACCTGGCTGGGCAAGGGCTATTTTCTAAGGAAGAATTTTTAGCCGCCGTCCAACAGGTGCCGCGCGATCGCTATCCCTGGCTACCCGAAGGCATTCCTCATCTAGAAGGATTCCTCTATCCTGATACTTATAAGCTTCCCACTGGAGAAGTTAGCCCACCCGTCGTCATTAATCAAATGCTCGATCGCTTTGAGCAAACTGCCTTACCCATTTATCAACAGGCACAGGGTAAAACCTCTTATACGCTGCTTCAGTGGGTAATCTTATCTAGCATCGTTGAAAAAGAAGCCGTCGTCAGCACCGAGCGTCCGCAGATTGCCAGCGTCTTTGCCCGCAGGCTGCGAGAGAATATTCCTTTAGGCTCAGACCCTACTGTGGAATACGCTCTAGGAATTCGCCAAACGGTTGAACAGCCCCTGACCTACGCGCAAGTACAAACGCCATCGCCTTACAATACCTACATCAATGCAGGGTTGCCACCTACGCCCATCTCCAGCCCCGGTATCGCAAGTCTTGAAGCTTCTACCGCTCCCGCCAATACTGAGTTCTTGTACTTTGTCGCTCGCTACGATGGCACCCATGTGTTTAGCAAAACTCTGGCTGAACATGAAGCGGCACAGGTAGCGATTCAAGATGGGGTCGCTGCTCAGAATAAAGAAAAGCCTGGAACCATAAACTAG
- a CDS encoding YqeG family HAD IIIA-type phosphatase, with protein sequence MNWGKLLQPDLMLGNSVLTLTPEVLQQHNLKGLVLDVDDTLVPFSMPEASEELRQWVELLRPTVELWLVSNNLSQNRISRIARSLNLPYILGARKPSRRKLRQATEAMNLPVHQIAMVGDRLFTDVLAGNRLGMFTVLVEPMLNPARKKQRYHIRNFEVWLSQILGATLSPKEEL encoded by the coding sequence ATGAACTGGGGTAAACTCTTACAACCAGATTTAATGCTAGGTAATTCAGTTCTTACTCTGACTCCAGAGGTTTTGCAACAGCATAATCTTAAAGGATTGGTTTTGGATGTAGACGATACCCTCGTACCGTTCAGTATGCCTGAAGCCTCTGAGGAACTGCGGCAGTGGGTCGAACTGCTGCGACCTACCGTAGAACTTTGGTTGGTGAGCAACAATCTTAGCCAAAATCGCATTAGTCGAATTGCCCGTTCCCTGAACCTGCCTTATATTTTGGGGGCACGCAAGCCTTCCCGCCGAAAGTTACGACAGGCTACAGAAGCTATGAATTTACCCGTACATCAAATTGCCATGGTGGGCGATCGCTTATTTACTGATGTTCTGGCGGGCAATCGGCTTGGCATGTTTACCGTTTTGGTGGAACCCATGCTCAACCCCGCGCGGAAGAAACAGCGTTACCACATCCGCAACTTTGAGGTATGGCTTTCTCAAATTTTGGGCGCGACTCTGTCTCCTAAAGAAGAGCTTTGA
- the proB gene encoding glutamate 5-kinase, with amino-acid sequence MSQTLVIKIGTSSLTQPSTGFLALATLAQLVETLSQLRSQGYQVILVSSGAVGVGCARLGLIDRPRTIAMKQAVAAVGQGRLMRVYDDLFSILQQPIAQVLLTRSDLERRSSYINAYRTFRQLLKLGVIPIVNENDTLAIEEIKFGDNDTLSARVASLVKADWLFLLTDVAQLYSADPRSNPNAQPISIVDNIADLVDVKVGDRGSDWGTGGMITKIEAARIATAAGIRTVITEGRSPQNIIKILQGEAIGTLFEPQIGSINARKRWIAHGLTPVGKLYLDAGAVKALQKSGKSLLAAGITEVMGEFHAHDAVQICDSAGLEIARGIVNYSSNELQKICGAQSEQIAEILGYVGEETIVHRDNLVLSL; translated from the coding sequence ATGTCTCAAACCCTCGTCATCAAAATTGGCACCTCCAGCCTCACCCAACCCAGCACAGGGTTCCTAGCATTAGCAACTTTAGCCCAACTGGTCGAAACCTTGAGCCAGCTTCGTAGTCAAGGATATCAGGTGATTTTGGTTTCGTCGGGTGCAGTAGGCGTGGGCTGCGCGAGGTTAGGCTTGATCGATCGCCCTCGAACGATCGCCATGAAACAAGCAGTGGCAGCCGTGGGGCAAGGGCGATTAATGCGAGTTTATGATGACTTGTTTTCTATCTTACAGCAGCCCATTGCCCAGGTATTGCTCACCCGCAGCGACTTAGAGCGGCGCAGCAGCTATATCAATGCTTATCGCACGTTTCGCCAGCTGCTTAAGCTGGGAGTCATCCCAATTGTGAATGAGAACGATACGCTGGCGATCGAAGAAATTAAGTTTGGCGACAATGATACCCTGTCGGCACGAGTTGCCAGTTTAGTCAAAGCCGACTGGCTGTTTTTACTGACCGATGTTGCCCAACTTTACTCAGCAGACCCGCGCTCAAATCCTAATGCCCAGCCTATTTCTATCGTGGATAATATCGCTGATTTGGTCGATGTAAAAGTGGGCGATCGCGGTTCTGACTGGGGCACAGGCGGTATGATCACCAAAATTGAGGCAGCGCGAATTGCCACAGCCGCAGGAATTCGCACGGTGATTACAGAAGGGCGATCGCCTCAAAACATTATCAAAATCCTTCAAGGCGAAGCCATTGGTACCCTATTTGAGCCACAGATTGGCAGCATTAATGCTCGTAAGCGCTGGATTGCCCACGGTTTGACCCCTGTAGGCAAGTTATACCTGGATGCTGGAGCGGTTAAAGCATTGCAAAAATCTGGAAAGTCTCTCTTAGCCGCAGGAATTACTGAAGTCATGGGTGAGTTTCATGCCCACGATGCTGTACAGATCTGCGACTCGGCGGGGTTAGAAATTGCCCGTGGCATTGTCAACTACAGCAGCAACGAGCTACAGAAAATTTGCGGCGCACAATCAGAACAGATTGCTGAGATTTTGGGTTATGTGGGTGAAGAAACGATCGTCCATCGGGATAATTTGGTCTTAAGTCTGTAA